Proteins from one Ranitomeya variabilis isolate aRanVar5 chromosome 1, aRanVar5.hap1, whole genome shotgun sequence genomic window:
- the LIMK2 gene encoding LIM domain kinase 2 isoform X2 — protein sequence MEESVSQKPDPAVLSPVVAWTSQPEQCVSCKLSLTGPAMVVSQYKFHPECFSCSGCRAMIEEGESFSLVESTTLFCGPCHKLLLLRPQFEGLCNESAKEQHPHTLTLLRLPSHTGGSRGFSVSVEDMKVTQVTLEARNLLYPGDRILEINGSSVSTMPSKEADDLLTCTDRALQLLIEHNPPVTSPVTRSPLKSPSLHPREGKVISESNAKRGSIRRSNSNTRCSGPCSPKDTRYVSRSESLRCAVGGPQQIFRPCELLHGEELGKGFFGRAIKVIHRATGKVMVMKELIQFDEQTQKTFLTEVKVMRSLDHPNVLRFIGVLYKDRRLNLLTEFIECGTLKDFLRGDTCPWQQKVSFSKDISCGMAYLHSMSIIHRDLNSHNCLIKLDGTVVVADFGLSRLIVEEKPRPPPEKPPTKKRTLRKTDRRKRYTVVGNPYWMAPEMLNGKQYDEKVDVFSFGIVLCEIIGQVYADPDCLPRTIDYGLNVRLFWEKFVSEDCPSGFYPLATSCCQLEPDLRPDFAYLHDTLTAISLFLGELAIPLPSELEFMEHNLRLQYGLIKEQPSLVDSISQ from the exons GTGGTCTCCCAGTACAAGTTCCACCCTGAATGCTTCTCATGCTCTGGATGCCGTGCTATGATTGAGGAGGGGGAGTCATTCAGCTTGGTCGAGAGCACAACTCTGTTCTG TGGCCCATGTCACAAGCTGCTTCTTCTACGACCACAGTTTGAGGGGCTCTGCAACGAATCGGCTAAAGAGCAACATCCCCACACACTAACCCTTTTACGGCTGCCTTCCCATACAGGAGGGAGTAGGGGCTTCTCTGTATCGGTGGAGGACATGAAGGTCACTCA gGTAACTCTCGAAGCTCGTAACTTGCTTTACCCAGGGGATCGGATCTTAGAGATTAATGGCTCTAGTGTCAGCACAATGCCGTCAAAAGAG GCTGATGATTTGCTTACCTGCACAGACCGGGCGCTGCAGCTTCTGATAGAACACAACCCCCCGGTGACCTCTCCTGTGACCAGAAGTCCCCTGAAATCTCCCTCCTTGCACCCACGTGAGGGAAAGGTCATCTCGGAAAGTAATGCCAAACGTGGCTCCATCCG GCGCAGCAACAGCAACACTCGCTGCTCTGGACCCTGCTCTCCCAAAGACACCCGTTATGTGTCTCGGTCAGAGTCCCTTCGCTGTGCCGTAGGTGGACCTCAGCAGATCTTCCGACCATGTGAACTTCTTCACGGTGAAGAACTAGGGAAAGGTTTCTTTGGTCGAGCTATAAAG GTCATACATAGAGCCACTGGCAAAGTGATGGTTATGAAAGAGTTGATACAGTTTGATGAACAGACACAAAAAACATTCCTTACTGAG GTGAAGGTCATGCGGTCCCTGGATCATCCTAATGTTCTGCGTTTTATTGGGGTTCTCTATAAGGATCGGAGGCTGAACCTGCTGACTGAATTTATAGAATGTGGCACCCTGAAGGATTTCCTAAGAGGG GACACATGTCCTTGGCAGCAGAAGGTCTCTTTTTCCAAGGACATTTCATGCGGCATG GCATATCTTCACTCTATGAGTATCATCCATAGAGATCTCAACTCGCACAACTGTCTCATCAAACTG GATGGCACTGTGGTAGTAGCCGATTTTGGCCTTTCCAGGCTTATTGTGGAAGAGAAACCTAGGCCACCTCCAGAAAAGCCACCCACAAAAAAGAGAACACTACGGAAGACTGACCGCCGGAAGCGTTATACTGTGGTTGGCAACCCATATTGGATGGCACCAGAAATGTTAAATG GTAAACAGTATGATGAGAAGGTGGACGTGTTTTCATTTGGGATTGTCCTGTGTGAG ATTATTGGGCAAGTGTATGCTGATCCAGATTGCCTACCACGCACAATTGACTATGGATTGAATGTCCGCCTGTTCTGGGAGAAATTTGTTTCAGAGGATTGTCCCTCGGGCTTTTACCCCCTTGCAACGTCCTGCTGTCAACTTGAACCTGACCTAAG GCCAGACTTTGCATATCTTCATGATACACTTACAGCTATATCTCTGTTTTTGGGGGAGCTAGCAATCCCTTTACCCTCCGAACTCGAGTTTATGGAGCACAACTTGAGGCTGCAATATGGCCTGATAAAAGAACAACCCTCTCTGGTGGATAGCATAAGCCAATGA
- the LIMK2 gene encoding LIM domain kinase 2 isoform X3 has protein sequence MIEEGESFSLVESTTLFCGPCHKLLLLRPQFEGLCNESAKEQHPHTLTLLRLPSHTGGSRGFSVSVEDMKVTQVTLEARNLLYPGDRILEINGSSVSTMPSKEADDLLTCTDRALQLLIEHNPPVTSPVTRSPLKSPSLHPREGKVISESNAKRGSIRRSNSNTRCSGPCSPKDTRYVSRSESLRCAVGGPQQIFRPCELLHGEELGKGFFGRAIKVIHRATGKVMVMKELIQFDEQTQKTFLTEVKVMRSLDHPNVLRFIGVLYKDRRLNLLTEFIECGTLKDFLRGDTCPWQQKVSFSKDISCGMAYLHSMSIIHRDLNSHNCLIKLDGTVVVADFGLSRLIVEEKPRPPPEKPPTKKRTLRKTDRRKRYTVVGNPYWMAPEMLNGKQYDEKVDVFSFGIVLCEIIGQVYADPDCLPRTIDYGLNVRLFWEKFVSEDCPSGFYPLATSCCQLEPDLRPDFAYLHDTLTAISLFLGELAIPLPSELEFMEHNLRLQYGLIKEQPSLVDSISQ, from the exons ATGATTGAGGAGGGGGAGTCATTCAGCTTGGTCGAGAGCACAACTCTGTTCTG TGGCCCATGTCACAAGCTGCTTCTTCTACGACCACAGTTTGAGGGGCTCTGCAACGAATCGGCTAAAGAGCAACATCCCCACACACTAACCCTTTTACGGCTGCCTTCCCATACAGGAGGGAGTAGGGGCTTCTCTGTATCGGTGGAGGACATGAAGGTCACTCA gGTAACTCTCGAAGCTCGTAACTTGCTTTACCCAGGGGATCGGATCTTAGAGATTAATGGCTCTAGTGTCAGCACAATGCCGTCAAAAGAG GCTGATGATTTGCTTACCTGCACAGACCGGGCGCTGCAGCTTCTGATAGAACACAACCCCCCGGTGACCTCTCCTGTGACCAGAAGTCCCCTGAAATCTCCCTCCTTGCACCCACGTGAGGGAAAGGTCATCTCGGAAAGTAATGCCAAACGTGGCTCCATCCG GCGCAGCAACAGCAACACTCGCTGCTCTGGACCCTGCTCTCCCAAAGACACCCGTTATGTGTCTCGGTCAGAGTCCCTTCGCTGTGCCGTAGGTGGACCTCAGCAGATCTTCCGACCATGTGAACTTCTTCACGGTGAAGAACTAGGGAAAGGTTTCTTTGGTCGAGCTATAAAG GTCATACATAGAGCCACTGGCAAAGTGATGGTTATGAAAGAGTTGATACAGTTTGATGAACAGACACAAAAAACATTCCTTACTGAG GTGAAGGTCATGCGGTCCCTGGATCATCCTAATGTTCTGCGTTTTATTGGGGTTCTCTATAAGGATCGGAGGCTGAACCTGCTGACTGAATTTATAGAATGTGGCACCCTGAAGGATTTCCTAAGAGGG GACACATGTCCTTGGCAGCAGAAGGTCTCTTTTTCCAAGGACATTTCATGCGGCATG GCATATCTTCACTCTATGAGTATCATCCATAGAGATCTCAACTCGCACAACTGTCTCATCAAACTG GATGGCACTGTGGTAGTAGCCGATTTTGGCCTTTCCAGGCTTATTGTGGAAGAGAAACCTAGGCCACCTCCAGAAAAGCCACCCACAAAAAAGAGAACACTACGGAAGACTGACCGCCGGAAGCGTTATACTGTGGTTGGCAACCCATATTGGATGGCACCAGAAATGTTAAATG GTAAACAGTATGATGAGAAGGTGGACGTGTTTTCATTTGGGATTGTCCTGTGTGAG ATTATTGGGCAAGTGTATGCTGATCCAGATTGCCTACCACGCACAATTGACTATGGATTGAATGTCCGCCTGTTCTGGGAGAAATTTGTTTCAGAGGATTGTCCCTCGGGCTTTTACCCCCTTGCAACGTCCTGCTGTCAACTTGAACCTGACCTAAG GCCAGACTTTGCATATCTTCATGATACACTTACAGCTATATCTCTGTTTTTGGGGGAGCTAGCAATCCCTTTACCCTCCGAACTCGAGTTTATGGAGCACAACTTGAGGCTGCAATATGGCCTGATAAAAGAACAACCCTCTCTGGTGGATAGCATAAGCCAATGA